GGGCTCTCGTGCATAAAGCCCCAGCGGGGCGGCACCCCACGTCGGCGGACGGTAGGTGCCGCCCCGCTGGGGCTTTATGCACGAAAGCCCCTGGTGCCTACCAACATGCTGCCCCTTAGGGTTGTCTCACTTCTCGCCTCGCCTCTCTCACATCTAAATTTCAATGCTCCCCGGCTAAGCCTATGTCGCCTTCGGCGGGCTGGCTGTTCATGTGGGAGCGGAACGACAGGGCGGCTTCGCTGGCCAGGGAAGAGGCCTGGGCAATGACGCGCCGGTCGTTGTGGGTGCGAGCGTTGGTGCGTTCGGCTTGCAGCAGCGTGATGTACTCGTCAAACGCCATGAGCTGTTCGGGCTGGGCGGCGTTAGGATGCACCTGAAAAGAGCCCACGCTGTACTCGTAGCCGGTGTCGGTGACCCGAAACTGGAAGGTAAACTCCACGGGTACTTCGTGGTCCTTGCCCTTGTTGTCCACCGTTTTTACGCGGCTGGTACCCGTGAGGCGCACCGTGCCCGCTGCCTCATCGGAGCGGGCGTTGAGCTTTGGAGTATAAGTAAACTTGGTTGCCGTCCACGACAGGGCCCGGTTATACAGCGCCGTACGCACGGCGCCCTCTACCTGCACTTGCTCACTGTAGCTAATAGGAGCGGCGTAATCAGACTGAGCCTGAACCCGCGGGGCCAATATCGCCATGCTGATAAACAGCAGGCCAGACAGCATTTTTTTCATAACAAGAGCAAGCAAGAGTGCAGTGTTGAGCTACAAAAGTAGATAGCCCTTGTGCTCTGTAACAAAATGCAGGCCAGTATAACTTTGTTAAGAAACTGCCAGCCTAAGGTGCATGCTGCCCCGTGCTGAGAATATCATTTCTGCGGTGAGCCAGACTTGAAATATATATCTAATAATAGCTCAACAACATCGAAATTGAACAATACCAATAAAGTCAGTGGAAATTCAGATTAAATATACTTTACGTCTAGAAGCAAAAGGCAAATGTAGTAACAATAACTTCTCACCGAGAAACATCTTTCTGACTTAGTGCATATGTTGATTATTAGCTAGATATGATGCTTTATTGGAAATAAGAGGGAAGTGCTACGTAAAGGTCGATACAACATTTTGGTAACATAAAGTTAACATGACTAGTCTTGAAGCTGAAAGGTGGTTTGGTACTTTTGTGACGTGCTTCACCTCAATCAACACCATTTGATGAAGCGCGGGACCGTGCGGCAAGCCGTCCTGCGAGATGACCAGCTGGTCGTTTCTCCCGTCGACTCTTCCGCTTTTCTGGTTTTTGCCCCGTTCACCGCTCCGGTTTCCGCAGCGGTTTTTTTGTGCCCAGCCAAGTCGGCCGGGGCCTGCGGGGTGCACCCAGCCATCCACATTTTCTAATCTCGCCCCAACCTTCACCTACTCCATTACCTTGGAAAACACCCTCGCCCCGGCTTACGCCAAAACCCGGGACTACAACCTGACCGTAACGCCCCAGCGTGTAGCCGTGGTTAAGGTGTGGGACGCTATGCTGCGCGGTGCCCGCCAGTATGTAGAGTCCTACGGCTTCGTAGGCGTCCACAACACGCTGAAGTCGTCGATGCTGAAAGACTTCGACTGGTACCTCGACTTCCACAAAAACCACGACGTGAAGCTGCACTCGGGCGCCGGCATCGGCTTGGCTCGCGTGGCCCAGTTCATCCTGGGCCAAGCCGACATCCGGCGCTGCGTGCCCTTCCTCATCAACCGCCACAACGCCATCTAGTCTTCCTTTCCAGCAAGCGCCTGGTTTCTGGCCGGGCGCTTTGTTTTTTCAGGCATTCCCACTTCCTGCACCCCGCCCAGGGGTGTGGGGCGGGGTGGCTCAAGCAAGCGGGGTGATACGAAATCAGGGGGATTCTGACGAACGTCAGTCCGTGACTTGACCACCCCGTTTTTCGGGTGCTGGCACCTGCGGGAAACGTAAACCGAACCTTAATTCGGGGCGGGATAGTAACTTGTGTTTTGCGGGTGGAAGCCGCCGACCACCGTGGCCCACCCATCGAAGCCAACATATTTTCAGACCTATGCAACTCGGTACTCTTACGCTGCAGAATCCGGTGTGCTTGGCCGCCGCGCCGTGGCAGCTGCCCGCTGGGCTAGGCCATGAGCGGCTGGGCGCCATTTTTACCCGCACCGTAACCATGGAGCCCCGGCCGGGCCTCTACGAAGAAGGCATCTGGCAGGTGGCCGACCAAACTCTGCTCAATGCCACCAACATGCGCACCGAAAGCGCCGAGATTCTGGTGCAGGAGCACTTGCCCCACCTGCGCAGCTACGGCGTGCCGGTGCTGGTGAGTATTACGGCGCCAGGCATCCCGGGCTTCCGCAAGATTGCGCGTTTTCTGGCTCGCGAAGTAGGCCCGCAGATAGCCGGCGTGGAGGTGTATATGGCCCAGCCCGATACCGGCAAAGGCGCCGACCTGAACGCCAAGTTTGTGCGCGAAGCCACCCAGGCCGTGCGCAACGAGCTGGGCCCCGAAGCCGCCGTGGTGGTGAAGCTGCCGCCCTGGCCCGAGCACATTCGGGGGCTGGCCCTGGGAGCCCAGGAGGGCGGCGCTACCGCTCTGGCCGCCACCAACCTGCTCAAAGCCCTGCACCTGCCCGGCGAGCCGGACGCCGGGCCGTTGGCCGGCGGCCTCTCCGGCGAGGCGCTGCGGCCCGTGGCCCTGCGCTGCGTGTGGGAGCTGGCCCACGACGAGCGAATCACGCTGCCCATCTTCGGGACGGGTGGGGTATTTACGGCGGCCCACGTGACAGACTACCTGCGCTGCGGGGCGGCGGCCGTGCAAGTGGCCAGCGGCGAGTGGCTGGAACCCGGCCTCTCGGCCCGGCTGGCTGCCGAGTGCGGGCAACTGGAGCCCGTAAACTTGTAACGCGAAGTTTCACTTCGCGGGGCATCTGCGCCGTTAGGCTGGCGTCTGGCTGGTTGGTCGTTCTTCCGTTTTGTTGTTCTTGCGTCTCGCGAAGTGAAACTTCGCGTTACATTCTATCCCACCCATGCAAAAACTCCTTTCCCGCGTTCAAGAAGCCAATTCTCTGCTCTGTGTAGGCCTCGACCCCACCGGCGACGATGCCCAGGTGGAACGCCGCCTGGCCGAAGTCATCGAGCAAACCGCCGAGTACGCCGCCGCCTTCAAGCCCAACCTGGCCTTCTTTCTGAGCCGGGAAAACGGTGTGCCGCTGCTGCGCGACACCATACGGCGCATTCCAGAAAGCATTCCGGTGATTCTGGACGGCAAGTTCGGCGACATTGCCAGCACGGCCGAGCACTACGCCCGCTTCGCCTACGACGTGGTGGGGGCCGATGCCGTGACGGTAAACCCCTACATGGGCGACGACGCGGTGCGGCCCTTCGTGCGGGAAGGCAAGCTGGCATTTGTGCTGACCAAAACGAGCAACAAGTCGAAGTATTCGATGCAGGACATGGCCCTGACCCGCGGCGGCTCCCTGGCCGACGGCGTGGCGCGAGTGGCCGGCAAGCTGAACACCGAGCTGGGCGGCGGCATTGGGCTGGTGGTGGGCGCCACGCACCCGGCATCGTTGGCCCACATCCGCAGCCTCAGCCCCAACGAGTGGTTTCTGGTGCCCGGCGTGGGTGCCCAGGGCGGCGACCTGGCCGCTACCCTCCGCGCCGGCCTGCGGGCCGATGGCTCAGGACTGCTTATTAATACCTCCCGCGTCATCTGGCAGGCCGCCGATGCCAGCGCGGCTGCGCGGGAGCTGCGGGACCAAATCAACCAGCTGCGGCCGGCGCTGGTGTCCCAGTCATCCCAGGGCTGAAGCCCTGGGCTACGCAGGGTCCCGTACTTCCCGCTAACTAGCCCAGGGCTTCAACCCTGGGACAGCAGAGCGGCGCCATCAGCAGATAAACCGTTTAACCTCAGCAACGACCGGGCGCGTGCGACGCGCCCCTACAACCTGGTAACCTTGACCTCCACCCAAACTACCTTCACCCCCGAAACCCTGGAGCAGCAGCTGTTGCAGGAAAGCGCGCTGCTGCGCGGGCACTTCCGGCTGTCGTCGGGGCTGCATTCGGATACTTACGTGCAGTGCGCCCGGTTTCTGCGCCGGCCGGAGCTGGCGGCGCCGGCGGCGGCCGAGCTGGCCCGGCAGATCCGGGAAGCTGGCTTGCAGCCCGATGTGGTGGTGGGGCCGGCCATGGGCGGCGTGGTTATCGGCTACGAGCTGGCCCGGCAGCTGGGCGTGCCCGGCATCTTCACGGAGCGGGATGCTGAGGGGCAGATGACCTTGCGGCGCGGCTTCACCATCAGCCCCGGCGAGCGGGTAGTTATTGCCGAGGACGTGGTGACAACT
This region of Hymenobacter sp. YIM 151500-1 genomic DNA includes:
- a CDS encoding dihydroorotate dehydrogenase, with product MQLGTLTLQNPVCLAAAPWQLPAGLGHERLGAIFTRTVTMEPRPGLYEEGIWQVADQTLLNATNMRTESAEILVQEHLPHLRSYGVPVLVSITAPGIPGFRKIARFLAREVGPQIAGVEVYMAQPDTGKGADLNAKFVREATQAVRNELGPEAAVVVKLPPWPEHIRGLALGAQEGGATALAATNLLKALHLPGEPDAGPLAGGLSGEALRPVALRCVWELAHDERITLPIFGTGGVFTAAHVTDYLRCGAAAVQVASGEWLEPGLSARLAAECGQLEPVNL
- the pyrF gene encoding orotidine-5'-phosphate decarboxylase, translating into MQKLLSRVQEANSLLCVGLDPTGDDAQVERRLAEVIEQTAEYAAAFKPNLAFFLSRENGVPLLRDTIRRIPESIPVILDGKFGDIASTAEHYARFAYDVVGADAVTVNPYMGDDAVRPFVREGKLAFVLTKTSNKSKYSMQDMALTRGGSLADGVARVAGKLNTELGGGIGLVVGATHPASLAHIRSLSPNEWFLVPGVGAQGGDLAATLRAGLRADGSGLLINTSRVIWQAADASAAARELRDQINQLRPALVSQSSQG
- the pyrE gene encoding orotate phosphoribosyltransferase, with the protein product MTSTQTTFTPETLEQQLLQESALLRGHFRLSSGLHSDTYVQCARFLRRPELAAPAAAELARQIREAGLQPDVVVGPAMGGVVIGYELARQLGVPGIFTERDAEGQMTLRRGFTISPGERVVIAEDVVTTGKSTNEVARVLEAAGGKVLAVASLIDRTGGQASLSFPNFALLPVTAATYAPDDCPLCRAGLPVVKPGSRPE
- a CDS encoding amino acid--tRNA ligase-related protein is translated as MENTLAPAYAKTRDYNLTVTPQRVAVVKVWDAMLRGARQYVESYGFVGVHNTLKSSMLKDFDWYLDFHKNHDVKLHSGAGIGLARVAQFILGQADIRRCVPFLINRHNAI
- a CDS encoding DUF4468 domain-containing protein, with the protein product MKKMLSGLLFISMAILAPRVQAQSDYAAPISYSEQVQVEGAVRTALYNRALSWTATKFTYTPKLNARSDEAAGTVRLTGTSRVKTVDNKGKDHEVPVEFTFQFRVTDTGYEYSVGSFQVHPNAAQPEQLMAFDEYITLLQAERTNARTHNDRRVIAQASSLASEAALSFRSHMNSQPAEGDIGLAGEH